In Cryptomeria japonica chromosome 1, Sugi_1.0, whole genome shotgun sequence, the sequence ggtatgggagactctaaaccgataagtactcctatggttacaaatgagaaattgacaagaaaagatttttctgcaccagtaaatcctacaaaatACAAATTtgtgattggaggtctactttatttgactcggactaggcctgacactatgaatgttgtttgtattgtttcaagattttagagtgatcctagagaaaatcgtgAGATAGcgttgaaaaggatttttagatacttgcaaggtacatcaaaatatggcttgtggtaccctaaggatgataactttactttatgtgcatatacagatgttgattgggctggagatgttgatgaccggaaaagtacttccggtggagctttctttcttgaaaagaagttggtttcatggattagcaagaaacattcatgtacttctttatctactgttgaagctgaatatgttgatgttgctattaactgtacacaagttttatggatgaaacaaatgttgaaggatataaaggtggattgtgatgcaccggttgttgttcactgtgataactctgctgctattgatatatcaaagaatttggtatttcattctaaaacaaagcacgtatctatcaagtataactttctgaaggagaaggtggaagcaaatgaagttagactggtttatgtgaacactaaagagtagattgcagttattttcactaaacctttgtccaaggaatcatttgagtacctgagagacagattgggagtttttatCCCTCCGgtgaagacttgattgatgtggtttggcatcagtctggcatgcattatcagagatattcattctggtactgatgtggaatgctactgctcaaggggagtagtcaactttgtgactcaaaggcttatgtttttgctttgatatttatgtcagatttctagcattgatgtcaaagggggagtgatattaatgtgaaaaagaaagagaaaaagaaaaagaaagggggtgTGATATTCAGAAGGTTACAGAGATATTATttacaaggggagacttgtttggcatttcttggtgcttagatgtttttcacatctagtgttgccatcaatgccagagggggagattgttggccatttggtggaattgattatgtgttgcattaatgttttgtcattgatgtcaacactagttgtttggatgcattaccggcacccttctggtcctggtaggttaagtggtttctaagTAACTTAGAtccggcatgatccagtaggctccggtatagtctgatgatggaattggcttgttcatgatacttatactcatatttggtcaattggttttggacTAGAagtcggatgctatcctgcttgcttagaagattgatttttggttccggcgagggtttcaccaacaaagcttctaataaagatctttgatgaattgcataagtggtattggtggagcttctgatggagtttcaagatgttgatgatcatattcgagacttggcggttggagatcattgttgtagcatatggacctatacttggtttcggttgatctaggttatggaccggctttaatgtaacatgtagataggacctatggatgtatttccaagatgttttatgagttggatattatttgtttgaaggccgacatggtttgtaattatgtaatcagtttattatctgatggccgacctgattgtttatggtctagggttttgtataaatagatgtaagatctcattgtagatcatcatggttatatgtaagaggtcatggtcaaagaatgtaatgtgcgaataatgcaatatcattcaagcagaagaattggttgatcattggagatcgaattaagtttatgtaagaagatttagtcctccggtattgagcttaactggaactgtacttagacataggagatgctatcttttgcagttcaacacttctccaaattgtaatctgaatttatatgtagtcaatgaggctccttttgtgatgagcattgcgctctaggttgttggtcttcctgcaagtgcaggccccttcattgtaattcacatacttaatgcaaaagtattatctaactatgggtaggcttcccaccatggttttttcctttgtcgggttttccacatacaaatcttggtgttatgtggatggcttttactctgtgattattgttttaagcttaattggtttatctgttatttcggtattaaagtttaaattgataatggttcttgtaatctatgacaactgattcatcccccccagtctcagttgtctttcgattatttgaactgtctaacaacaaGGAGCAACTATGGCtgccgaatcatccaggacctaccttagacgccttcgcaaggGGTCGAGGTCAGGGCCGGAGGGTgaaggctcctctgagccataggcttgtagttgtatttacctttggtatttgtatgaaacatttgatgatcatatgatgacatggatttttcaTTCCATGAGTTttataatattgtatacatttgacaatatttatgtatctatgtttgttatttccttcaactacaatttgtgtttatgcttatgtgattgatgtatacttgtgtatgtaatcaaatgagccaagTTTGATAATGTTATTGtatctttaaggtgtattcaataaagggtgcatgaaacaagttttaaacatttaaaatctctaaatttctcaagtttttcactttgccgagtccAGCCGAGTGTGAAGCCGGATCTGACTCCAAATCCTGAGTCCAAATCCGAGTCGAGTTTCTTTGGTTGCACTATTATAAATGAATTATAAATTTTAACTCAAACGATCCCACATTCAGTCCATATGAAATATCGATATCTTTAATTGAACACCCGCAACTAGAAAAGTGAAAAATCTTAAGCACCTTGCAAATTTGGGCTAAAAATAAAGCGCCTTGGCTACTTAAAAAAAACAACCGAAGACCCAGATTGAATGGTTTGAAGTGGGATTTTAATTATTCGTTGCCTGCAATAGCAAACATGTATATCATTAGTCTACCAACCTGGTGACCTGTGGTATTTTTTGAACTAATTATTTTGCTCTTATGGCAAAAGCAACTCAATAACTAAACGACCAAACATGCATTTTCCTTATTCTGCCGAGAAAAAATGAAAATTGACACTTGAAGAATAGCCAATGCAATGTTAGATATCCACAATAGCTCTTTTAAAAGATCTAGGTTGATACAGAACAATAAAAGCTGTACAAAAAACTAGCATGGAGCAATGCTATTATGAGAAAATCAATCTCAATCCCACAGGCATAAAGATGCACAATTACACACCAATTCATCATCTCAAACATCTATgtctaactcaatcaaatcatcaggATTTTGCACGGTCTTCTTCCTTTTAGCTTCAGGTTCATGCTTTTGTAAAACTCCCGTTGGCTTTATGGTTGAAGAAGGCCTGAAACAAAAAGCAAGAAAACAATTTTGAGCTGACACTTACAATATTACcattttgctctttattttttatCTCAGAGAAAAAGCTATTTGGACTGGCATATCGACCTTTTCTTAAGATACTCCTCATATTGTTTgactttcttcatttgaaggtctGATTTCCTGACAGTGGCTTTGGGGTCCATATTCTCTGAAACAAATAACACAGATTAAAGGAGGTTCATTCATGAGCACCCATTCTAATAAAAACAAAATGCTCACATTTTTGCAGTTGCTCAAGAAAGTAAAACTGTCAAACCCTCAATACCTGCATTTGCAACACTTGACAGGAACCTGATTCCCTGAGACTGGTGCTTAGTTGTCACCTTGTCTGCATTGCTGTCAAAATGAAAAGACATTTAAACCATGTGACTCTGAAATTGCATCAAAAGCTTTATATCAAAGCATACAACACAGGATTTATGAACCACTCTATTAAGAAGAGGGAACTAACTTGCCTGAGAGTCTTTCTCAAATCTTCTGTAGTCATGACTTTCATCGGTCTGCTAGGCTTATTGTTATTAGAACTTTCTCCTAAAGGTTTCACCATATATATCCCTTCCGATTTGAGAGGTTTCCGAAATGCTGTTGACAGATTTCTGTAACAAATAAAATACATCAAAACTACAGAAACTTGAATAGTAGCAGCCAAAACCAAGTTAAAAGTTATCAGCACACACTTACCCACCACTTAGCTCTGCACGTTTGGTAGTATATTTTTGGCGTGTTGCCTGGAACAATAAAACACAGAAACGTTTCAATAATCATTTAAATCTTTCGCAGAAATCACATAGACCAAGTGACGAATGGTCATCGCCCAACACTTACAGCAACATGGTATTGACAATATGAACCTCGAGATCTGCAAAGTTGGCAACGAAAAGGAGCTGATATTAAATTGTCAAAAGTCCCTTCAATATAATTGTCTAAAACtatataatacaaattttattgCTGCGGGAATCAAAACCAGAATggccaaaaagaaaaaaatagaaacaaacCATTTTCATAACAGCCATAATGGCCGACAGAACTGAGAAGAAATTGACAGATCATAGTTGTTAATTCATTTCTTTTGTATTTCTAAGAAAGGAAATCTCGAAAATAACTTCTAAAGACTTGGATACGAGTATGGAACAAAAGCATTCAACCAAGACTAAATTTTTTGAGATTTCAGAGACTAATTTAATTATTGAGCACACGAAACATACCGGTTTATAATCATTGTGCATGGCATTCCATCCTTCCGCTTCGCCTTACAGAGACCATAATCAACAGAAGTTCCCAATTTTACAATTTGGTCAACTGCAAACACACTAAGAGAAAATTCATTTCCCTGCAAATAAAAGTTAGGCGGGGCTCTGATACCTGGTTTTGAAATGCAAATTATTACACATGCTTCAATACAAACAAAACAAATTACTGTAACTACATTGCATTTGTAACTCTTGATTTAAGCAAAGCACTCGTGCCAAAGGTTCAATTTCTATCGAGCAAGAGTCTGGCACGGGAAGGGATACAATGGCAAAAACCAAACCACAAATATTACTCTTCAGGGAGGATCAGCAAAGTAGGTAGCAGAATAAATCCATTGGCTTGTCAGTTGTCACACAATGTCCCTTCTCAAAGCCTGAATGCCTAGATAGTGCTGAATGTGAAGCACCTTTCCCACCACTATTTAGGTTGATATTGTACTTGGGTAAACAAGAACGCATAGTTGCAAGTTCCATCGTGAATTATTACAATAATTTTAAGACCAAACAGAATGACACATTCTCCAGGTGAATGATACTCAAATTTTCCATGCTCAAGCATATTTTCCTCCGAATGGATGGCAATAAACAAAAGCTACTCTGGTGGGATGTGAAAGTAAAACCACATTTTGATGATTGCTACGTTAACCACGCCAAATTAAATCCCAAAACACCGAACAGAAGTCATACTGATAGCAACTAACCTTGTCCTCACGACGAACTTTGgcattaaaaattgataaaatgcTCCCAGGTGATTCTTTCCAGTGACGAGTATACGCATCACCAAATAGGAAGAGGGAAATAGTGGCCGAATCGAGAGATGATAGTTTCCAAATAGCAAAATTCTTCCCATTGCTACTTAATCTGGGATTTCCTTTTTCTGTTAGGACGCCAACTGTCGCCCAAGAGCCCGTAATGTTATCACCCATCATTGCAGTACTGTTCGAAATCAATATTAACattaaaacatgaaaataaaagaGCGCTTTGAAGTCTATAAGATCTACTACAGACAACTCATTACCTGATGGCCTGCAAGCGAATGAATCTGACATCAGAGAACCGAATGGTCATGCTCATTGTCGACACCATTCTATTTCTGCAAAACCTCAAAATAGAAGGATCCATTAGTCAAATGACAAAAAACACCTTATGTGAATATTCTATTCCAAAACATGTCATATACTAACCTGTTGAGATCATTGGTCAAAAGCTTAAAAACGAATGGATTGCATATGCCATAAACTATGAAATTCAGCTTGATAACTAATTATAATATATGCAAGTCTGGATCCAATTATTCCAATAAGAAATGTGTTGGAAGCCAATATGGGGGGATGGAATCTAACCAGCTACTTGGGAGGACAAGGGTTCTATTTCACAGCCAGCTATATCTTTCAAAGACGTGTAAACACGAGTTAGAGCTCGACTAATTTTTACCTGACAGAGAAATGGCCTTGTGTACTTGTAACTGCAATTTATGGGAGAATGCTAGTGGTTTCCAAACaaattgaattttgtttccagttaaAATATGCGTCATTCCCTCAATCAAAATCTGCAAATAATTCTAATTAGAATGCAGGTAACTAGATTAGGCGAAGCTTAAACATAAATTGTATGTAGGAAGGCACTATTAATCCTCTTGATTGATCCTTTTCTGGAAACCCATCAATGTGTAGCATTGTTTTAGATTTTTATGATAACAGCATTTTTAAGAGTGCTTTTGCCAACCGTGATAAGAATAAAGCTTTCTATTGCATCTTAAACACGTCAGGAGCTCCAGTAAAAGGGTAGAACCATAATCACCTGAACATGTGGTTATGGGTACATTGAGAGGGAAGGAAACACCATTTCAAATTGGCGAACACAATCATATGAACAAACATACTGTTATAttatatgtaaatataaatataggCACTGGTCCTTTCGCAAACCAAAGAAAGAATAAATCTTTTAAATGCATTTTAAACACCTCTGGGGACTGGTAAACCAGTAAACCCACAGTCGCCTAAAGACGTGAGGGTGCGGATACATGGATAGGGACAGGGACACCCTTTTATAGAGTGGGTAATGAATAAGGGTTGACTGTAATATATACAAACGTGGCCTCTGAAAGATTTGAGCACGGATACAAGGGCAGGTCCTCGTCCCTAAACTGGAATTCCCTGGTGCATATGAGAAAACACAATTATTAAAAACATTTTAAAGCCAAAGTTGTATAAAGATCCCAATTCCAATTATCTCATCCCTCTCTTTTCATAAGACCTTTAAGATATATACAACTTTTTGGTTGGATGGGTGGACGGCTATATTCCACAGGGGCACGTTCCTTGGCCATATCCACCCATCCCCGCATTGGGGTTGTTTCAGGGATACATATGAAATGTCCCCGGGACCATCATCCTTACAAAATTTATTTTAGGAAATGCCCACACCACGCATCAGAAATGGCAAGGGGATACCTTGACGTCCCCTAATCATCTCAGGGACAACCAGCCATCCCCTGCAGCCCAGCCTGCTATGTAGAATTTAAAGAAGAGAAAATGAGGGCGCAGGAGGGTGCAGGAGGGTGCAGGAGAGTAGCTGTTGTATAATTTGGACTGAATTGAGAAACCATATTATATAACTGTTATTTAATTCTCAGATTCAGAGAACAGACTGATCCACATAAATATGAACTACATTTCATGTTGTAATTCACTGTCATTTGATTAACTGAGAATGGTCTGATTTTTTACTTCCCTTGCATTTGGAAGAATTTAATTGAAAATATACAGTAAATTTTTAATAAGACATAAGTAACAAAGCCCAAAATGAATGCGCAAGAAAAAAATGAATACTCATAACACCCTTTCCATGCTGATTTAGATATGTGTTGAAGAGAATATAAGCTATTTTCCTTTAAGCAAAGACAAAGTGAAATTAATGAGATAGAAAGTATTCAGCAACATTGTTAGATTTTATTCAAGGTACCAAACAAATGGCTCTGGAGTCCATATAATTAGAGAGAGTCAACCATTTAGACAGAAACGAATAGATGCTTTGTcaccaaatatttttttttaaatatttgtgtCATTTATTCAATCTCCTAATTTTTTATCTCTATATTTTATTTGTGTAGGTGTCAAAGAGCCTACCATAGATCAATAAATCAATTCTTGTCAAATGCAAAGGTCTGACAACAAAAAGAACAAGTCTTTGACTTACAGATGACTTTTGTGGAATAAAAACCCAACGGCCTTTAGAACTAGAGCAAAGAAGATCAACAATGTGTACATCCAATACCAACGagtaccaaaaaaaattgaaatgtttaTCCTCTGAACTTAAGAAAAATCACACATCCTTTTTGATAGAAGTTTATTTTCATTAGAATTGAGGTAGCAGTTGCTCATTGTAGCATCACTGCCCACTGATGAGGAAACTCGCCTAAGTGTTCTCCAGATCATCTTCTGTTGATTTTATTTTTCCTTGGTGTGTTCgctgttgatgaccaaaaaaataATAGATTGCTGTCCTTTTATCATCGTTGGTGTGTTGCTTAATCGACCCATATGGATTCTAAGCTTCAATTCTGAATGCAAAGCTAACATCAAGGTGTGGGCTGCAACTTACCTACAGGGTAGTCATTACCCCTGATAGAGATTCTATGTTTCTATAATGATGCATCCAAAAGACGGTAGCAATTTTTGCACTGCATCTTGTGGCTGAAGCTCGAAAGTTTCCCTATCCATTTGAATACTTTAGTTCACCTTGTGACCTATATTTTCCGTGGAGTTAGCATGCTTCCTGCCACGGTTAGAATTTAAACAGCTATCTTTGATCATCTCCCGCCTACTAGTTATACACTATCTTGATTGGAGGACCACCTGATAACTTTGCCGTTGTGACCACAATAATGCTCATATATAAAACAATTTTCCTCCTAACAAACACTCAAACGTAGATTAGCTATTCACTGTCCTGTATTATGGGGAAGCAATTGCCACTGTGACACAAGATCTAATCCAAACGCCCATGAGACCCATGTTAATACAGACTACTGTCCTAAAATTTATACTGTGTCTACAAATTTACTGAATAAAACAATGCGACAGAAAGAGGTTCAAGGCTATCTTCCAAGCCCGGGCCCCAGGCCCTTGTAAAAGACAGCTCAAGTCTCTCCAATTTACAGGAGCTAAAGCAAAATCATAATTTCACTTTCTTTAGAATGTATAAATAAAAGAAGCCAACGGCAGATTTGAGAGTTTTCGAGCACGGTAAAATCCTCTCACCAGATGCATAGAGATGGTGAAACTGGACTTTTACCATTCTCATATTAGAATGACTTCCGCGGTTGGAGAAGTGCCCAGGTTGATCCGCTAGAATGTCTAGATGCCGCCCTCGGACAGAGGTGATTGTCATGGCAACTCATACGCATCTCTGGTGACCAGAATCCAAACTTTAGAATGCTTAAAAACGGGTACTGCCAATAGAGCTCTAAGTATCGCCAGCTCAGTAAGGGTTTTGATTTTTGAGGCTTTTTTCTGGTATGATCGATGGGATAGTCACCCGcctatcatttctttgttttcacACTTGCAGCTGTTGTGCAATAGCTTTTTTGAAGCTGGTTGGTTGAAGCAGGGTTGAAGACTATAAAACATTTCAAGACTTGGGCCATGTGAATATGTTTAGATGGAAAGAACCTAATAAGTGGCCACCCAGAGGAATGGTGGAGGCTCGCAGGGAACTTGCTAGGATTTTGGCAGGTAGAGTGCGTAATTCTTTGAAGAGATGGGATTTTCTTGCGTAGGCCCCATCCGAAGGGCAATTCTAAGTTGTCTCGGGTTATTTGGAGTTAAGACAAGCAGATATGTGGGAGGGATAGTGTTCCTTAGTGATAATATGTGTGGAATAAATTTGTTTGGCCtaagtgtaatttttttttaaagaagagaTGCTTTCAAGAGCCTTCTATTTGTGTTCTTTTCAATAATAGTGAGAAACGTTCCTCACATATTTTCTTCCACTGTTCTTATGCTAGGGAGATTTGGCACTTGTGGTGGGGGCCTTGGAAACAAGCTTGTGTTCATGCTACCTCTCTGTTTGAGTTCTGGGATAGTCTGGGAAGACCCTCAGCTAGGACTCCCTTCCTTCATGTAGCTTGAGATATTGGCCCTTCTTTCATTTTATGGCAACTTTGGCTAGAAAGAAATCGTAGaatttccaaaataaaaaaatgttgGTGCATCAGGTGTAGCAGAGGATTAATAGCATGATTCAAGAGACCTTACTAGTTAAACGTGATATTTCTATTATTGTGGATTCAAGTGATTTGGGTGTAATCTAGAACTTGAACTTGGGGTTCGTTATTCCTTGTCAAGATTGAATTGACATGTCAAAAGGAAGATCCAGCATGAAGGTAGGTGGTCTTCCCTTCTTCATGGGGTTTTGAAGATTACTACTGATGACTTTTCTAGGGGGAATCTTAGGCATGCTAGGATTGGAGGTGTTGGTAGAGATAGTTTCAGAGCAgtcatttttatttttctctttgtatAAAAGACAGCaaactaataattttatggaggctcTTGCTGTTCTTTATGTGCTGAAAAGAGGATGTGCCCTAGGCTAGCGTAAGATTATCTATGAATCGAATTCTCAAGTGATGATAGATATGCAGAATGAGCAGAGATTAGATGCTGTTAATTGGCAATTGGCTTTGTTAGTCGGACAGATTCTCAGTCTAAGTGACTCCCTAAATCCAATTTCCTTTTGTCATATGCCTCAGGAATGAAATAAGGTAACTGATTATTTGGTTAAATGAACTTCAGAACAACTGAAAAAGTGGAACATTAATGACTATGAACATTTGTCACTAGATTATTCTCAAACTTCAGAAAAAAAATTGTTATAAAAGACAAAGACAGGATAGTTGGGGATCCTGTCTGGGGTCCCTTTGGCGGGGTTGTTTCTCTTTTAATCGTTGTTTTCTGCTAGACCTGTGGCCTTTCTTGTTTTGTATTGGTTTTTTTATATGTGAATTTTTATCCCctctttcaaaataaaataaaataaaaaatatcaccaGCTCAGAATATTTCAATGACAAACTCATATAACCCATCTAACATTAGCGTTGCAGAccttaaattgaatttaaaaaagcATGGAAGGAGTTATTAACCTTATCCGCAAGCCAGAATATCTTTCAACTTCAACATCGTTAGTCGAGTGGGATTTCAGGTTGTTGTCGAGGGTTTTCTGGGGCTGCGAAGTTGCAGGTGTTTTGAGCTTGGCATCTTCTTCTTCTACGGAGTCCTTGACAACATCTTTGAAGGCCGCCATGCCCAGAGCCTTTCCATGTCTCGGCATGTCTTCTTCCGAAAAGTAACCTGCAAAATGGACGAACCCCTAAAAATGAATACAGGTGCTAAAACTGTTAAAATGTTGTGAAATAAAAGTAAAAAGAGCGGACCGCACCAGAGGCATGAGAATGGGGAGGAGTCTCCGCGACTCGATCGACATGGTCGTTAAGGGAGAGCAGCAGATCAAGATCACTATCGTGGCTGTCCATGGCTCGCTCTGCTTCCTGCCTTGTGCACAGTATTATATGCTTAGGGAAAAATGGCGCCAGTCTATCAATTTCCAATTTGAACCTAATGATTATGTGcagtaataaataaataatattgtaaTCCCACTTGTTtccatatacataaatataataataataatattgcgAAGGAAAATaaccttatcctaaggtttaatctATGTTAATGGAATAAAATGTATATATTAACTTGGTATTTAGGATTAGATGATtgagaaaacaattttattttacaaAAGTAAGTGTGAAGATGAATATATTTAGCTCTATGATTAATGTAAATGGATAATGATTGTGTAATGCAAATTATGATGGTCTAATACAAAAAAGTTTATGTCCATGTTTTGTGTGTCATTTCAAATCTTGTATAAGATTGCAGATATTCTTGGGTCAAATCCATGAATCCAAGTCATTTTTGTAGGCCTCAATATGTCTTGTAGCTTGCAAATTTAAACTAACAAATTGCACatccctaattttaaattcaccTCAAAGTCTACAAAGTCTAATCCATGATGGTTGTTAAGGGCTAGTGACATTTAGAAATATCATGAGAAGGTTGTAAAATCATTAGGCTCAAGTTCGCATAGAAACTAACTTTACGATTGTAGAAATTATCAAGGACAATGATCTTTAGTTGTGCAAGTGCTTTAGAATGATGTTGTGTATCTAGGTTCATTTTAGTGCTCCAAAATGAAAGATTCATACAATGATTGGTTATAAATGTGAATGATATGTCAATGATATTTGATGATAAATGAATTCATGTTGCAAGCCTTTAAATATCATAATATGTATGGAAATGAGATCTTAGGCCTATGAATGCAAACCACGATCTCAAATCTCCACAATATAGCATTGGAACATGAATATGTTCAGCTTAGTCCTAATAGGAGAGTTGAACATTGGGATTTTGTTCCTGTGTAATGGAattgagattgtgaagtgtgtgtTTGAGATTGAGGATTAATAATAGCAAAATGATATATTTCGACAATAATAGTAAATTACAAAAATAATAACAAACACAATAAGTCGGATCGGGAATAGAGACGCAAAAAGAAACTTGGATCTAAAAATTGGAGCAGAAAGTGTCAAACATgggtgttgggtgccctagtctGAAGGCAGCTAAATCTGATAAAGGTGAGCTAGAATGCAATCAAGAGGCTCTAAAATGTTGCCCCCTATAAGTTCGAGCCAGAATAATAGGTCAAGTGTGCCTAGTGAATTAGTTTGagcctttttgtttgtttgaagtgTATTGCAACATGTACACTTTCATTGCCTGATTTGAACTTGCACACACAAAAAAAGTGGAAGAAGGGTTATGTTGTATAGAGGCTTGTCTAggtcaaaccccatgttggtgtcCCCACCTCCATAATAGTTATGGTGATGATGAAAGATAGTGTGTTCCTAGGGGAACTTAGGCAAAACaataatgaaatgttgaaatgaAATGATAATACCTTAGATATGAAACCCTTGCATTCAATTTTACATAAaggtggtgatgcaatgctctttttgGAAGTCTTGCAAATGTTGACGCAATAACATGATAAACACAAATAATAAACTTGAATCCATAGTTGAATGTTGAATTCTTGTAGTTTGTTGCTCAATATGTTGATGACTCAAAATGAATGTTTGCTTTATATCCATAGACTTCCTATAATTTTTTAGATCTTATGAATGATATAAGAGGTGCTTTACCTAGGGATTAGAAGGTTATTTAGAATGTAGGCCAACAACCAACAATCAAATGCAAAGATCAAAATTAGATCACAAATGATGGAGTTTTAACACTCACAAATATTTGATTGTGGGACACTTTTGGAGGGAATGGGGTGTTGGGCATCCATTTCCACTCAAAAGGGGACTAGCAAAAGGGGTCATGATTTGTCTTGATCCAAAACATAGGACCTAGTCTCGGAATTAACATTTGATGACAACTAAGTTGCAGATTTAACAATGTTTTAGAGTAAAATAGGGCACAAATATGTTTAAAATGACCTAGGAGGAAGCACACTAAAGTAGATGTGAAAAGTAGATTGAGAAATTGTGAAGGGTATATAATTCACAAtagtacatttagcccccactttagcaagagtatgaacttACTCTCATACTCATGGGAAAGTAGAGAAAGTGACCAAGGGAAATATATTCCAAGGATAGGATGATAGACTCCCCTGAGCCTAGGATCCTATCAACTT encodes:
- the LOC131036680 gene encoding uncharacterized protein LOC131036680, encoding MDSHDSDLDLLLSLNDHVDRVAETPPHSHASGYFSEEDMPRHGKALGMAAFKDVVKDSVEEEDAKLKTPATSQPQKTLDNNLKSHSTNDVEVERYSGLRIRNRMVSTMSMTIRFSDVRFIRLQAISTAMMGDNITGSWATVGVLTEKGNPRLSSNGKNFAIWKLSSLDSATISLFLFGDAYTRHWKESPGSILSIFNAKVRREDKGNEFSLSVFAVDQIVKLGTSVDYGLCKAKRKDGMPCTMIINRSRGSYCQYHVAATRQKYTTKRAELSGGNLSTAFRKPLKSEGIYMVKPLGESSNNNKPSRPMKVMTTEDLRKTLSNADKVTTKHQSQGIRFLSSVANAENMDPKATVRKSDLQMKKVKQYEEYLKKRPSSTIKPTGVLQKHEPEAKRKKTVQNPDDLIELDIDV